In Elephas maximus indicus isolate mEleMax1 chromosome 4, mEleMax1 primary haplotype, whole genome shotgun sequence, a genomic segment contains:
- the NUP50 gene encoding nuclear pore complex protein Nup50, with the protein MAKRIAEKELTDRNWDQEDEAEEVGTFSVASEEVLKNRAIKKAKRRNAGFESDSGGAFKGFKGLVVPSGGGGGFSGFGNVSAAKPSGLSNGNSMTSTPVSASPKAATETKTTFGSVTTNGPTSLVEKNISDPKTNGSSQQPSGFSASATCRGNAYHKQLAALNCSVRDWIVKHVNTNPLCDLTPIFKDYEKYLANIEQQHGNSGSSNSESETNKTLVETQSPSLFGSTKSQQESAFLFHGSKTEASSEKTTDPSPGTASASFNFGKKIDSAVLGSLSSGPLAGFSSSPGNASSLFGKDTTQSKAVCSLFATKTLESQAEGGSSDCKGGDQEESDEPPKVIVTEVKEEDAFYSKKCKLFYKKDNEFKEKGVGTLHLKPTANQKTQLLVRADTNLGNILLNVLIPPNMPCTRMGKNNVLIVCVPNPPIDEKNATSPVTMLIRVKTSEDAEELHKILVERKSA; encoded by the exons atggccaaaagaaTTGCTGAGAAGGAATTGACAGATAGGAATTGGGATCAAGAAGATGAAGCAGAAGAG GTGGGAACATTCTCAGTGGCCAGTGAGGAAGTCTTGAAGAACAGAgccataaaaaaagcaaaacgtAGGAATGCTGGATTTGAA TCCGATAGTGGAGGGGCTTTTAAAGGTTTTAAAGGCTTGGTTGTACcttctggaggaggaggagggtttTCTGGATTCGGGAATGTCTCTGCAGCGAAGCCTTCAGGACTGTCAAATGGAAATAGCATGACCAGCACCCCTGTGTCTGCCAGTCCCAAGGCAGCCACAGAGACCAAGACgacttttg GTTCTGTTACTACAAATGGTCCTACCTCCTTGGTTGAGAAAAATATTTCAGATCCCAAAACTAATGGCAGCAGTCAGCAGCCCTCCGGCTTTTCAGCCAGTGCAACGTGCCGTGGCAATGCCTATCACAAGCAGTTAGCAGCCTTAAATTGCTCCGTCCGCGACTGGATCGTGAAGCATGTGAACACAAACCCACTCTGTGATCTGACACCTATCTTCAAAGACTACGAGAAATACTTAGCGAACATCGAACAGCAACATGGGAACAGTGGCAGCAGTAATTCTGAAAGTGAAACTAACAAGACGTTGGTTGAAACACAGTCTCCTTCACTCTTTGGTTCAACAAAATCACAGCAAGAATCAGCGTTTTTGTTTCATGGCAGCAAAACTGAGGCTTCGTCCGAGAAGACGACGGACCCGTCCCCAGGAACAGCAAGTGCCTCATTTAACTTTGGCAAAAAAATCGACAGCGCAGTTTTGGGCTCGCTGAGCTCTGGGCCCCTGGCTGGGTTTTCATCCTCCCCAGGAAATGCCAGCAGCTTATTTGGCAAAGATACTACCCAGAGCAAAGCAGTGTGTTCACTGTTTGCCACCAAAACGCTGGAGAGCCAAGCAGAAGGTGGGAGCAGTGACTGCAAAG GTGGAGACCAAGAAGAGAGTGATGAGCCACCCAAAGTAATCGTTACTGAAGTCAAAGAAGAAGATGCTTTTTACTCTAAGAA GTGCAAACTATTTTACAAGAAAGACAACGAATTTAAAGAGAAGGGTGTAGGTACTCTGCACTTAAAACCTACAGCAAATCAGAAGACACAGCTCCTGGTGCGGGCAGACACCAATTTAG GCAACATATTGCTGAATGTCTTGATTCCACCCAACATGCCGTGCACCCGGATGGGGAAGAACAACGTGCTCATTGTCTGTGTTCCCAACCCTCCCATCGATGAGAAGAATGCCACCAGCCCGGTGACCATGTTAATCCGGGTCAAGACTAGCGAGGACGCCGAGGAGTTGCACAAGATTttagtggagaggaagagtgccTGA